The following proteins come from a genomic window of Pleuronectes platessa chromosome 2, fPlePla1.1, whole genome shotgun sequence:
- the uba3 gene encoding NEDD8-activating enzyme E1 catalytic subunit isoform X2: MADADEPMVVDGGNAGTCEWAGRWNHIKKFLERSGPFTHPDFEPSTESLQFILETCKILVIGAGGLGCELLKDLALSGIHNIHVVDMDTIDVSNLNRQFLFRPKDVGRPKANVAADFINIRVPGCSVVPHFKKIQDFDETFYRQFHIIVCGLDSVVARRWMNGMLLSLLVYEDGVLDPGSIIPLIDGGTEGFKGNARVILPGMTACIDCTLELYPPQINFPMCTIASMPRLPEHCIEYVRMLLWPKETPFGDGVALDGDDPKHIQWVYQKSLERASEFNITGVTYRLTQGVVKRIIPAVASTNAVIAAACATEVFKIASSAYIPLNNYMVFNDVDGLYTYTFEAERKENCSACSQVPLDLHFAPSSKLQELLHYLTESTSLQMKSPAITATVEGKNKTLYLQSVASIEQRTRPNLSKTLKELGLTHGQELAVADVTTPQTLLFRLCFTS, from the exons ATGGCGGACGCGGATGAGCC GATGGTGGTGGATGGAGGCAACGCTGGCACCTGTGAGTGGGCTGGTCGATGGAACCATATCAAAAAGTTTCTGGAAAGATCGGGACCTTTCACTCATCCTGACTTCGAACCAAGCACAGAG TCACTGCAGTTTATTTTAGAAACTTGCAAAATCCTGGTGATCGGAGCTGGGGGTCTGGGATGTGAGCTGCTGAAAGACCTG GCCTTATCGGGCATTCACAACATCCATGTTGTTGACATGGACACCATTGATGTTTCTAACCTCAACCGACAGTTCCTTTTCAG ACCAAAAGATGTAGGTCGACCAAAGGCGAATGTGGCAGCGGATTTTATCAACATTCGAGTACCTGGATGCAGCGTAGTACC ACATTTTAAGAAAATTCAAGACTTCGATGAAACATTCTACAGAC AGTTCCACATAATCGTCTGTGGACTGGACTCTGTAGTTGCCAGGAGGTGGATGAATGGAATGCTG CTGTCTTTGCTGGTGTATGAGGATGGTGTCTTGGATCCAGGTTCTATTATCCCTTTGATTGACGGCGGGACCGAAGGCTTTAAAGGCAATGCCAGAGTCATTCTCCCCGGCATGACCGCCTGCATCGACTGCACCCTTGAGCTTTATCCTCCCCAG ATAAACTTCCCCATGTGTACAATAGCCTCCATGCCTCGTTTGCCAGAACATTGCATTGAGTATGTGCGGATGCTGCTGTGGCCAAAAGAGACACCCTTCGGAG atGGTGTGGCCCTGGATGGAGATGACCCAAAGCACATCCAGTGGGTGTACCAGAAATCTCTGGAGAGAGCATCAGAGTTCAACATAACAGGAGTCACCTACAGACTAACCCAGG GTGTGGTGAAGAGGATAATCCCTGCTGTAGCCTCTACCAATGCTGTAATCGCTG CTGCTTGTGCAACAGAGGTTTTCAAGATAGCTTCAAG TGCCTACATACCTCTCAATAACTACATGGTCTTCAATGATGTGGACGGCCTATACACATACACTTTTGAGGCAGAACGGAAG GAAAACTGTTCAGCCTGCAGTCAAGTACCTCTGGACTTGCACTTTGCTCCTTCTTCCAAACTCCAGGAATTGCTCCACTACCTCACTGAGAGCACTTCCCT acaAATGAAATCACCTGCGATAACAGCAACAGTGGAAGGAAAGAACAAGACATTATATTTACAG TCTGTCGCCTCAATTGAACAGAGGACACGGCCAAATCTCTCCAAAACTCTGAAAG AGCTGGGTTTGACTCATGGACAGGAGTTGGCTGTAGCTGATGTCACCACACCCCAGACCTTGTTATTCAGACTCTGCTTTACCTCATAG
- the uba3 gene encoding NEDD8-activating enzyme E1 catalytic subunit isoform X3, with amino-acid sequence MVVDGGNAGTCEWAGRWNHIKKFLERSGPFTHPDFEPSTESLQFILETCKILVIGAGGLGCELLKDLALSGIHNIHVVDMDTIDVSNLNRQFLFRPKDVGRPKANVAADFINIRVPGCSVVPHFKKIQDFDETFYRQFHIIVCGLDSVVARRWMNGMLLSLLVYEDGVLDPGSIIPLIDGGTEGFKGNARVILPGMTACIDCTLELYPPQINFPMCTIASMPRLPEHCIEYVRMLLWPKETPFGDGVALDGDDPKHIQWVYQKSLERASEFNITGVTYRLTQGVVKRIIPAVASTNAVIAAACATEVFKIASSAYIPLNNYMVFNDVDGLYTYTFEAERKENCSACSQVPLDLHFAPSSKLQELLHYLTESTSLQMKSPAITATVEGKNKTLYLQSVASIEQRTRPNLSKTLKELGLTHGQELAVADVTTPQTLLFRLCFTS; translated from the exons ATGGTGGTGGATGGAGGCAACGCTGGCACCTGTGAGTGGGCTGGTCGATGGAACCATATCAAAAAGTTTCTGGAAAGATCGGGACCTTTCACTCATCCTGACTTCGAACCAAGCACAGAG TCACTGCAGTTTATTTTAGAAACTTGCAAAATCCTGGTGATCGGAGCTGGGGGTCTGGGATGTGAGCTGCTGAAAGACCTG GCCTTATCGGGCATTCACAACATCCATGTTGTTGACATGGACACCATTGATGTTTCTAACCTCAACCGACAGTTCCTTTTCAG ACCAAAAGATGTAGGTCGACCAAAGGCGAATGTGGCAGCGGATTTTATCAACATTCGAGTACCTGGATGCAGCGTAGTACC ACATTTTAAGAAAATTCAAGACTTCGATGAAACATTCTACAGAC AGTTCCACATAATCGTCTGTGGACTGGACTCTGTAGTTGCCAGGAGGTGGATGAATGGAATGCTG CTGTCTTTGCTGGTGTATGAGGATGGTGTCTTGGATCCAGGTTCTATTATCCCTTTGATTGACGGCGGGACCGAAGGCTTTAAAGGCAATGCCAGAGTCATTCTCCCCGGCATGACCGCCTGCATCGACTGCACCCTTGAGCTTTATCCTCCCCAG ATAAACTTCCCCATGTGTACAATAGCCTCCATGCCTCGTTTGCCAGAACATTGCATTGAGTATGTGCGGATGCTGCTGTGGCCAAAAGAGACACCCTTCGGAG atGGTGTGGCCCTGGATGGAGATGACCCAAAGCACATCCAGTGGGTGTACCAGAAATCTCTGGAGAGAGCATCAGAGTTCAACATAACAGGAGTCACCTACAGACTAACCCAGG GTGTGGTGAAGAGGATAATCCCTGCTGTAGCCTCTACCAATGCTGTAATCGCTG CTGCTTGTGCAACAGAGGTTTTCAAGATAGCTTCAAG TGCCTACATACCTCTCAATAACTACATGGTCTTCAATGATGTGGACGGCCTATACACATACACTTTTGAGGCAGAACGGAAG GAAAACTGTTCAGCCTGCAGTCAAGTACCTCTGGACTTGCACTTTGCTCCTTCTTCCAAACTCCAGGAATTGCTCCACTACCTCACTGAGAGCACTTCCCT acaAATGAAATCACCTGCGATAACAGCAACAGTGGAAGGAAAGAACAAGACATTATATTTACAG TCTGTCGCCTCAATTGAACAGAGGACACGGCCAAATCTCTCCAAAACTCTGAAAG AGCTGGGTTTGACTCATGGACAGGAGTTGGCTGTAGCTGATGTCACCACACCCCAGACCTTGTTATTCAGACTCTGCTTTACCTCATAG
- the uba3 gene encoding NEDD8-activating enzyme E1 catalytic subunit isoform X1, translating to MADADEPEKKRSRVVELTEKMVVDGGNAGTCEWAGRWNHIKKFLERSGPFTHPDFEPSTESLQFILETCKILVIGAGGLGCELLKDLALSGIHNIHVVDMDTIDVSNLNRQFLFRPKDVGRPKANVAADFINIRVPGCSVVPHFKKIQDFDETFYRQFHIIVCGLDSVVARRWMNGMLLSLLVYEDGVLDPGSIIPLIDGGTEGFKGNARVILPGMTACIDCTLELYPPQINFPMCTIASMPRLPEHCIEYVRMLLWPKETPFGDGVALDGDDPKHIQWVYQKSLERASEFNITGVTYRLTQGVVKRIIPAVASTNAVIAAACATEVFKIASSAYIPLNNYMVFNDVDGLYTYTFEAERKENCSACSQVPLDLHFAPSSKLQELLHYLTESTSLQMKSPAITATVEGKNKTLYLQSVASIEQRTRPNLSKTLKELGLTHGQELAVADVTTPQTLLFRLCFTS from the exons ATGGCGGACGCGGATGAGCC ggagaagaaaagaagcagAGTAGTGGAGCTGACTGAGAA GATGGTGGTGGATGGAGGCAACGCTGGCACCTGTGAGTGGGCTGGTCGATGGAACCATATCAAAAAGTTTCTGGAAAGATCGGGACCTTTCACTCATCCTGACTTCGAACCAAGCACAGAG TCACTGCAGTTTATTTTAGAAACTTGCAAAATCCTGGTGATCGGAGCTGGGGGTCTGGGATGTGAGCTGCTGAAAGACCTG GCCTTATCGGGCATTCACAACATCCATGTTGTTGACATGGACACCATTGATGTTTCTAACCTCAACCGACAGTTCCTTTTCAG ACCAAAAGATGTAGGTCGACCAAAGGCGAATGTGGCAGCGGATTTTATCAACATTCGAGTACCTGGATGCAGCGTAGTACC ACATTTTAAGAAAATTCAAGACTTCGATGAAACATTCTACAGAC AGTTCCACATAATCGTCTGTGGACTGGACTCTGTAGTTGCCAGGAGGTGGATGAATGGAATGCTG CTGTCTTTGCTGGTGTATGAGGATGGTGTCTTGGATCCAGGTTCTATTATCCCTTTGATTGACGGCGGGACCGAAGGCTTTAAAGGCAATGCCAGAGTCATTCTCCCCGGCATGACCGCCTGCATCGACTGCACCCTTGAGCTTTATCCTCCCCAG ATAAACTTCCCCATGTGTACAATAGCCTCCATGCCTCGTTTGCCAGAACATTGCATTGAGTATGTGCGGATGCTGCTGTGGCCAAAAGAGACACCCTTCGGAG atGGTGTGGCCCTGGATGGAGATGACCCAAAGCACATCCAGTGGGTGTACCAGAAATCTCTGGAGAGAGCATCAGAGTTCAACATAACAGGAGTCACCTACAGACTAACCCAGG GTGTGGTGAAGAGGATAATCCCTGCTGTAGCCTCTACCAATGCTGTAATCGCTG CTGCTTGTGCAACAGAGGTTTTCAAGATAGCTTCAAG TGCCTACATACCTCTCAATAACTACATGGTCTTCAATGATGTGGACGGCCTATACACATACACTTTTGAGGCAGAACGGAAG GAAAACTGTTCAGCCTGCAGTCAAGTACCTCTGGACTTGCACTTTGCTCCTTCTTCCAAACTCCAGGAATTGCTCCACTACCTCACTGAGAGCACTTCCCT acaAATGAAATCACCTGCGATAACAGCAACAGTGGAAGGAAAGAACAAGACATTATATTTACAG TCTGTCGCCTCAATTGAACAGAGGACACGGCCAAATCTCTCCAAAACTCTGAAAG AGCTGGGTTTGACTCATGGACAGGAGTTGGCTGTAGCTGATGTCACCACACCCCAGACCTTGTTATTCAGACTCTGCTTTACCTCATAG